The following are encoded in a window of Streptomyces sp. 11x1 genomic DNA:
- a CDS encoding phosphatase PAP2 family protein, with translation MNRLLLAVYPEPYRSRQGEEVLACLSEAYPGRSWPPPREVAALVRAGVRARARAVVDDTARPWWLDGIHLAALRSRCRGSEEAWIYPLSGAVYGSTPLPPMELSAKPTLMVGLAVIVVLTLVRRCWWQGCAALGVVIFTTGGKEVLESTILPRPDLVGAPENLLEQGFPSGHTAIPAALTLAAVLVVSPRIRPYVATAGVLWLACIAAASATMGGHRPSEVLGATLLACACYGLATWLLLPAAVPGATWSPRALPAITLTLALAVALASGARNDTLTRSLTSAAAGFLCAALVWYAAVGRPARAARRTRPALG, from the coding sequence ATGAACCGTCTGCTGCTAGCGGTCTATCCCGAGCCCTACCGCTCCCGACAGGGAGAGGAGGTGCTGGCCTGCCTCTCCGAGGCGTATCCCGGCCGCTCCTGGCCCCCGCCGCGGGAAGTCGCCGCCCTGGTGCGCGCCGGGGTGCGGGCCCGCGCCCGTGCCGTCGTCGACGACACGGCCCGGCCGTGGTGGCTGGACGGCATCCATCTGGCCGCCCTTCGCTCTCGGTGCAGGGGCAGCGAAGAGGCATGGATCTACCCCCTGTCAGGAGCGGTCTACGGCTCGACGCCCCTGCCACCGATGGAATTGAGCGCCAAGCCGACCCTGATGGTGGGCCTGGCCGTCATCGTGGTCCTCACCCTGGTGCGGCGGTGCTGGTGGCAGGGATGCGCGGCGCTCGGGGTCGTCATTTTCACGACCGGAGGCAAGGAGGTGCTCGAATCGACCATCCTGCCCCGCCCTGATCTGGTGGGCGCGCCGGAGAATCTCCTTGAGCAGGGTTTTCCCAGCGGGCACACGGCCATCCCCGCCGCGCTGACCCTCGCCGCCGTCCTCGTGGTTTCCCCTCGCATCCGCCCCTATGTCGCCACGGCCGGTGTGCTGTGGCTCGCCTGCATCGCCGCCGCCAGCGCGACCATGGGCGGGCACCGGCCCAGCGAGGTGCTGGGAGCCACACTGTTGGCCTGTGCCTGTTACGGCCTCGCCACCTGGCTGCTGCTGCCGGCCGCCGTGCCAGGCGCCACGTGGAGCCCCCGTGCGCTGCCCGCCATCACCCTGACACTGGCCTTGGCCGTCGCCCTCGCCTCCGGCGCACGGAACGACACCCTCACCAGGTCACTGACCTCCGCGGCGGCGGGCTTCCTGTGCGCGGCCCTGGTCTGGTACGCCGCAGTCGGGCGGCCCGCCCGCGCCGCACGCCGCACACGCCCCGCGCTGGGCTGA
- a CDS encoding PQQ-dependent sugar dehydrogenase: MKVRTRSSAIIGTLCLVASLALTTASADEPSAPRQAAKVVLTKVATAQNPSVGTAGPGGTVWLAERAGKVRVLGDEGLGAPVIDISGETTTNGERGLLGITFDKEFAHFYISFTNLQGTTTVDEFAVRDGKIQPGTRRTVLTQTQPYANHNGGDIAFGPDGYLYIALGDGGSAGDPHGNGQNLGTLLGKLLRIDPSGGKPYAIPPGNPFVDDPNAKDEIWAYGLRNPWRFSFDAGTGDLLIGDVGQSAWEEIDWAPATSKGGENYGWSQMEGNHPFRGGTEPANHVPPIHEYDRSGPGCSVTGGYVYRGEAIPDLRGQYVFSDYCDGTIRTLQLENGKVTGVSDLGVDGGRVVSFVQAGNGELYVLDLRGSVSRIDPA; encoded by the coding sequence GTGAAAGTTCGCACCAGAAGCTCGGCGATCATCGGCACTCTCTGCCTCGTCGCTTCCCTCGCTTTGACCACGGCGTCTGCCGACGAACCCAGCGCCCCACGTCAGGCAGCAAAGGTCGTGCTCACGAAGGTGGCCACGGCCCAGAATCCATCCGTCGGCACCGCCGGTCCCGGCGGCACGGTCTGGCTAGCCGAACGCGCCGGCAAGGTAAGGGTCTTGGGCGATGAGGGGCTCGGCGCGCCCGTCATCGACATATCCGGCGAGACCACCACCAACGGCGAACGTGGCCTGCTGGGCATCACGTTCGACAAGGAGTTCGCGCACTTCTACATCTCGTTCACGAACCTCCAAGGCACCACCACCGTGGACGAGTTCGCGGTGCGGGACGGCAAGATCCAGCCGGGTACCCGGCGTACCGTCCTCACCCAGACACAGCCCTACGCGAACCACAACGGCGGTGACATCGCGTTCGGCCCCGACGGCTACCTCTACATCGCGCTCGGCGACGGCGGCTCGGCCGGCGACCCGCACGGCAACGGGCAGAACCTCGGCACGCTGCTCGGCAAGCTGCTGCGGATCGACCCGAGCGGCGGCAAGCCCTACGCGATCCCGCCGGGCAACCCGTTCGTGGACGACCCGAACGCGAAGGACGAGATCTGGGCGTACGGGTTGCGCAATCCGTGGAGGTTCTCCTTCGACGCGGGCACGGGCGACCTGCTGATCGGGGACGTCGGCCAGAGTGCCTGGGAGGAGATCGACTGGGCGCCGGCAACCAGCAAGGGTGGCGAGAACTACGGCTGGTCCCAGATGGAGGGCAACCATCCCTTCCGGGGCGGCACGGAGCCCGCGAACCACGTACCGCCGATCCACGAGTACGACCGCAGCGGGCCTGGCTGCTCGGTCACCGGCGGATACGTCTACCGGGGCGAGGCCATCCCGGACCTCAGGGGCCAGTACGTGTTCAGCGACTACTGCGACGGCACCATCCGCACGCTGCAGTTGGAGAACGGCAAGGTGACCGGCGTGAGCGACCTCGGAGTCGACGGCGGCCGGGTCGTCTCGTTCGTGCAGGCAGGCAACGGCGAGCTGTACGTGCTCGACCTGCGCGGCAGCGTCTCCCGCATCGACCCGGCGTGA
- a CDS encoding helix-turn-helix transcriptional regulator, whose protein sequence is MTRQNPPLTEPQYFILAALMDGPLHGYGIIKAAEQATDGRLRIAVGTLYGALERMERAGLVAAGHEEIVDGRARRYYRLTEDGTEALGREALRMQQAAAIVIGRSRDAGAAPA, encoded by the coding sequence GTGACCAGACAGAATCCGCCCTTGACGGAACCGCAGTACTTCATCCTTGCCGCACTCATGGATGGTCCGTTGCACGGTTACGGCATCATCAAGGCTGCCGAGCAGGCCACCGACGGGCGGCTCCGGATCGCTGTCGGCACTCTCTACGGCGCGCTGGAGCGGATGGAGCGGGCCGGGCTGGTGGCCGCCGGCCATGAGGAGATCGTGGACGGGCGGGCGCGGCGCTACTACCGGCTCACCGAGGACGGCACCGAGGCGCTCGGCCGGGAGGCGCTGCGGATGCAGCAGGCGGCGGCCATCGTCATCGGACGCTCGCGGGATGCCGGAGCGGCCCCGGCATGA
- a CDS encoding heparan-alpha-glucosaminide N-acetyltransferase domain-containing protein, with amino-acid sequence MTDIQSAKEAPPQPLPASESATATERPSSTARLVGVDLARALAVFGMFAVHTGPFNPFPTSGSGVGEWVVWLASGRASALFATLAGFSLVLIAGRLEPKTGLAGRQARARIVIRAVILLVVGTALTMTNFGGATILNFYAVYFLLSLPLLRLRARTLALIAVALAVVTPQLAYALRALLSESIVNTIDSYDPIARLSGVGVLDFLLTGFYPAITWMTFVVTGMALGRLDLASGAVRRRLAVVGPALIALGYGVSWLALRLTGGAQKIMVGMPAMKDPGAMKDFGAMKDPGMAEGSFDLPVGGGLGGPDAWGLLAAEPHSGSTFDLVGCLGVAITVILCATVALDRLPWLRRPATPVIAVGTMSLTLYVGHILAILALPGEAATPPQAASFGLLLCFVVGATVFAAVWSRFFRRGPLEHLLNDATKLARRVR; translated from the coding sequence GTGACCGACATCCAAAGCGCCAAGGAGGCGCCTCCCCAGCCCTTACCCGCGTCCGAGTCCGCCACGGCGACGGAACGCCCCTCGTCGACGGCGCGGCTGGTCGGGGTGGACCTCGCCCGCGCACTGGCCGTGTTCGGAATGTTCGCCGTGCACACCGGCCCCTTCAACCCCTTCCCCACGTCCGGCAGCGGCGTTGGCGAATGGGTCGTCTGGCTGGCGAGCGGCCGGGCCTCGGCGCTGTTCGCCACCCTCGCAGGGTTCTCGTTGGTGCTGATCGCCGGTCGCCTGGAACCGAAGACCGGACTGGCCGGCCGGCAGGCGAGGGCCAGGATCGTGATCCGGGCCGTGATCCTGCTGGTGGTGGGCACCGCGTTGACGATGACCAACTTCGGCGGCGCCACGATCCTCAACTTCTACGCGGTGTACTTCCTGCTGTCCCTGCCCCTGCTGCGGCTGCGAGCCAGGACGCTCGCGCTCATCGCGGTCGCGCTCGCGGTTGTCACGCCGCAGCTGGCGTACGCCCTGAGGGCGCTGCTCAGTGAGTCGATCGTGAACACCATCGACTCGTACGACCCGATCGCGCGCCTCTCCGGCGTGGGTGTGCTCGACTTCCTGCTCACCGGCTTCTACCCGGCGATCACCTGGATGACGTTCGTGGTCACCGGCATGGCGTTGGGCCGGCTGGACCTCGCCTCAGGCGCGGTGCGGCGGCGGCTGGCCGTGGTCGGTCCCGCGCTGATCGCCCTCGGATACGGCGTCTCGTGGCTGGCGCTCCGGCTGACCGGCGGCGCTCAGAAGATCATGGTCGGCATGCCTGCCATGAAGGACCCGGGTGCCATGAAGGACTTCGGTGCCATGAAGGATCCCGGTATGGCAGAGGGATCTTTCGACTTGCCGGTCGGTGGTGGGTTGGGGGGCCCCGACGCCTGGGGGCTGCTGGCGGCCGAGCCGCACAGCGGTTCCACGTTCGACCTCGTCGGCTGCCTGGGGGTCGCGATCACCGTGATCCTGTGCGCCACGGTGGCGTTGGACCGACTGCCGTGGCTGCGTCGGCCGGCAACGCCGGTCATCGCCGTCGGCACCATGTCCCTGACCCTCTACGTAGGCCACATCCTGGCAATCCTCGCCCTGCCCGGCGAAGCGGCCACCCCGCCGCAGGCCGCCTCTTTCGGGCTGCTGCTCTGCTTCGTCGTCGGGGCCACCGTGTTCGCGGCGGTCTGGTCCCGCTTCTTCCGCCGCGGCCCCCTGGAGCACCTGCTCAACGACGCCACGAAACTGGCGCGTCGCGTCCGATGA
- the putP gene encoding sodium/proline symporter PutP, whose product MFDLSAPVVTTFVVYVAAMIGIGVWAYTRTHTFADFALGNRRLSAFVAALSAGASDMSGWLFLALPGAVYAAGLGAGWIALGLAVGTYLNWLFVAPRLRTYTEHAGNAVSLSAYLEERFEDRTRLLRMVSAAVTLVFFTVYVASGLVAGGLLFEQVFDLRFGLGVTLTALVIVIYSGLGGFLAVSLTHVVQGTLMFLALLVLPLVGIAALGGFGALGDAVESRTPKLLDAGADVGYAGGQWSADGSLGAVAIVSLLAWGLGYFGQPHILARFMGIRSIRAVPAARRIGTVWVVVVLAGATLVGLVGIGELGVPLSDPETVYIDLTRTLLNPWVAGLMLIAVLAAIISTADSQLLVSSVALTEDVYHAFLNRRASDRTLVWIGRGSVVVVILVACVIALEGGGVLSIVAYAWAGFGAAFGPVVLLSLHWPRMTWAGAMAGIVSGAATVLLWKKINPLLGPLESGIYEMVPGVLVATVAALVFGRFVGRPPKRAFWRMPGGGMSQLMLSPFLAHAPVGMAVLDTDLRYVWVNRPLDRLVPLEQRLGRKATEVLPSGEAEAFEEKMRTVLETGAPVMDYEFRAPGSTDLDRRRAYSASFFAMKDRRGRAVGVWYMIIDVTERWRAQERLALLNDAGARIGSTLDVTRTAQELADEVVPVVADFVAVDLLDSVMHGEEPAPGPVDMTPVIRRAAQQSVREGCPEASLAVGEAVRRAALSPVTRCLLESRTLVERILEPSTSAWVTEDQSLGATLREFDFRSLMVVPVRARGVTLGVATFARSRHRHPFEEDDVRLAEELVSRAAVSVDNARRFTRERAAARSMQRYLLPQELTAGSALEVASWYFPADAPSGVGGDWFDVIPLSGTRVALVVGDVVGHGMNAAATMGRLRTAVRTLANLDLPPDELLAHLDDLVIGLTEEDGSGEPTAYGDGTAGTAFMGATCLYAVYDPVSRRCTLARAGHLPPVVVGPDGVADVLELPAGPPLGLGYLPFESVELELAEGSLIALYTDGLIETFDRDLDVGLTQLGEALTVSRPTLEGIGRSVVDALLNGPPSDDAALLLARTRVLAPDRVVSWNLPSDPAAVAHARALVGRQLAEWHMDDLTFTTELIVSELVTNAIRHASGPVCLRLIRDRSLICEVSDASSTSPRLRHARTTDEGGRGLLIVAQLAQRWGTRYTATGKIIWAEQVIPGPAATSVRQA is encoded by the coding sequence ATGTTCGACTTGAGTGCGCCGGTCGTGACCACGTTCGTCGTGTACGTGGCCGCCATGATCGGAATAGGTGTCTGGGCGTACACCCGCACTCACACCTTCGCCGACTTCGCCCTAGGGAACCGCAGGCTCAGCGCGTTCGTCGCCGCCCTGTCCGCAGGGGCCAGCGACATGTCCGGCTGGCTGTTCCTCGCCCTTCCCGGAGCGGTCTACGCGGCCGGCCTCGGCGCCGGCTGGATCGCGCTCGGCCTGGCGGTCGGCACCTACCTCAACTGGCTGTTCGTCGCTCCGCGGCTGCGCACCTACACCGAGCACGCCGGCAACGCCGTGAGTCTCTCGGCGTATCTGGAGGAGCGGTTCGAGGACCGCACCCGGCTGCTCAGGATGGTCTCGGCGGCGGTCACCCTCGTGTTCTTCACCGTCTACGTGGCCAGCGGTCTGGTGGCCGGCGGGTTGCTGTTCGAGCAGGTCTTCGACCTCCGTTTCGGACTCGGGGTGACGCTGACCGCCCTGGTGATCGTCATCTACTCGGGTCTGGGCGGCTTCCTCGCCGTGAGCCTGACGCATGTGGTGCAGGGCACGCTGATGTTCCTCGCCCTGCTCGTGCTCCCTCTGGTCGGTATCGCGGCGCTCGGCGGCTTCGGGGCACTGGGCGATGCCGTGGAGAGCAGGACGCCGAAGCTGCTGGACGCGGGGGCCGACGTCGGCTACGCGGGCGGTCAGTGGTCGGCGGACGGGTCGCTCGGCGCCGTCGCGATCGTCTCGCTGCTCGCCTGGGGCCTCGGCTACTTCGGTCAGCCGCACATCCTGGCCCGTTTCATGGGCATCCGCAGCATCCGTGCCGTCCCCGCGGCCCGTCGCATCGGAACGGTGTGGGTCGTCGTCGTGCTCGCCGGTGCCACACTCGTCGGCCTCGTGGGGATCGGGGAGCTCGGGGTCCCGCTCAGTGACCCGGAGACGGTCTACATCGACCTGACCCGGACCCTGCTCAACCCCTGGGTCGCCGGGCTGATGCTGATCGCCGTACTGGCCGCGATCATCTCGACCGCGGACAGCCAGCTTCTCGTGTCGTCCGTCGCCCTCACGGAGGACGTCTACCACGCGTTCCTCAACCGGCGTGCCTCCGACAGGACGCTGGTGTGGATCGGTCGCGGCTCCGTCGTCGTGGTGATCCTGGTGGCCTGCGTGATCGCGCTGGAGGGCGGCGGTGTGCTGAGCATCGTCGCCTATGCCTGGGCGGGCTTCGGAGCCGCCTTCGGGCCGGTCGTCCTCCTCTCACTGCACTGGCCCCGTATGACCTGGGCGGGGGCCATGGCCGGGATCGTCTCGGGCGCGGCGACGGTGCTTCTCTGGAAGAAGATCAATCCACTGCTCGGGCCACTGGAGTCGGGCATCTACGAAATGGTCCCGGGCGTGCTGGTCGCCACGGTCGCCGCACTGGTCTTCGGCAGGTTCGTCGGCCGGCCGCCGAAACGGGCCTTCTGGCGGATGCCGGGCGGCGGGATGAGCCAGTTGATGCTCTCGCCGTTCCTCGCCCACGCACCGGTCGGCATGGCCGTCCTGGACACGGATCTGCGCTACGTCTGGGTGAACCGGCCGCTGGACCGCCTGGTCCCCCTGGAACAGCGGCTGGGCCGGAAGGCGACGGAAGTGCTGCCGAGCGGGGAGGCGGAGGCGTTCGAGGAGAAGATGCGGACGGTTCTGGAGACCGGGGCCCCGGTGATGGACTACGAGTTCCGAGCCCCCGGCTCCACGGACCTCGACCGCAGACGCGCGTACTCCGCCTCCTTCTTCGCGATGAAGGACCGCCGGGGCCGGGCCGTGGGTGTCTGGTACATGATCATCGACGTCACCGAGCGCTGGCGGGCCCAGGAGCGCCTGGCCCTGCTGAACGACGCCGGTGCCCGTATCGGCAGCACGCTGGACGTGACGCGGACCGCTCAGGAACTGGCCGACGAGGTCGTGCCGGTCGTCGCCGACTTCGTCGCCGTCGATCTGCTGGACTCGGTGATGCACGGCGAGGAGCCGGCCCCCGGACCGGTCGACATGACGCCCGTGATTCGCCGCGCGGCGCAGCAGTCGGTGCGCGAGGGCTGTCCGGAGGCGTCCCTGGCCGTCGGAGAAGCGGTACGGCGTGCCGCCTTGTCGCCCGTGACTCGCTGTCTGCTGGAGAGCAGAACCCTGGTGGAACGGATCCTGGAGCCCTCCACCAGCGCCTGGGTGACCGAGGACCAGTCACTGGGCGCCACCCTGCGAGAGTTCGACTTCCGCTCGCTGATGGTGGTTCCGGTACGGGCGCGCGGCGTCACCCTGGGCGTGGCGACGTTCGCCCGGTCCCGGCACCGCCACCCCTTCGAGGAGGACGATGTCCGTCTCGCCGAGGAACTCGTCTCCCGCGCGGCGGTGAGCGTCGACAACGCGCGCCGCTTCACCCGCGAGCGCGCCGCGGCCCGTTCCATGCAGCGGTACCTGCTGCCGCAGGAACTGACGGCGGGGTCCGCTCTGGAGGTGGCGTCGTGGTACTTCCCGGCGGACGCTCCCAGCGGTGTGGGCGGCGACTGGTTCGATGTGATCCCGCTCTCCGGAACCCGGGTCGCACTGGTCGTGGGGGACGTGGTCGGGCACGGCATGAACGCGGCGGCGACCATGGGACGCCTGCGCACCGCCGTCCGCACGCTCGCCAACCTGGACCTCCCTCCGGACGAGTTGCTCGCTCATCTGGACGACCTGGTCATCGGCCTCACGGAGGAGGACGGCAGCGGGGAGCCGACGGCGTACGGGGACGGGACGGCGGGCACCGCGTTCATGGGAGCCACCTGCCTGTACGCCGTGTACGACCCCGTCAGCAGACGGTGCACGCTGGCCCGGGCCGGTCACCTCCCGCCCGTGGTCGTCGGCCCGGACGGCGTCGCCGACGTCCTGGAACTGCCCGCCGGACCGCCGCTCGGCCTCGGGTACCTCCCCTTCGAGTCCGTCGAACTGGAACTGGCCGAGGGCAGCCTCATCGCGCTCTACACCGACGGCCTCATCGAGACCTTCGACCGGGACCTCGACGTCGGTCTGACTCAGTTGGGCGAGGCCCTCACGGTGTCCCGGCCGACCCTCGAAGGCATCGGCCGCAGTGTGGTCGACGCCCTGCTGAACGGTCCGCCGTCGGACGACGCGGCCCTGCTCCTCGCCCGGACCCGCGTGCTGGCTCCGGACCGGGTCGTCTCCTGGAACCTGCCCAGCGACCCGGCCGCCGTGGCGCACGCCCGTGCCCTGGTCGGCCGGCAACTCGCGGAGTGGCACATGGACGACCTGACGTTCACCACGGAGCTCATCGTCAGCGAGCTGGTCACCAACGCCATCCGCCATGCGAGCGGACCGGTCTGCCTCCGCCTGATCCGGGATCGCAGCCTGATCTGCGAGGTCTCCGACGCCAGCAGCACCTCGCCGCGCCTGCGCCATGCCCGGACCACCGACGAAGGAGGGCGGGGCCTGCTGATCGTGGCCCAGCTCGCCCAGCGATGGGGAACCCGTTACACCGCGACCGGCAAGATCATCTGGGCGGAACAGGTCATTCCCGGCCCTGCCGCCACCTCGGTCCGCCAGGCATAG
- a CDS encoding NCS1 family nucleobase:cation symporter-1 → MTATDSADADRTTAPPGYSSRLYNADLAPATERKWGAFSIFNVWTSDVHSLYGYFLAASLFLVAGNTFKFLIGIGVGSLIIYWLMTLIGKAGVKTGVPYPVLARASFGTFGANVPALVRAVVATFWYGAQTSAAAGAIVAFLVRYDGPKHLHETSRLFDHSGLEVLCYLGVWAAQLLIISKGMETVRRFQDFAGPAVWVMMLILAIALSVKAGTLSFSVDMPSGDLAALAKSATGLDVGPGSFAAIAAIAATWVTYFAALFLNFGDFARFTPDTKALKKGNIWGLPVNLILFSLVAAITTAAASKVYGEVILEPAEISAKFDSAFLVLLAALTFAVATLGINVVANFVSPAFDFANVAPKHVTFRRGGLIAAVIALLLYPLHPWDNAPSFVNAIGSTMGPIFGVIVVDYYLIRKTQLNVPALYEEDGEFRFQGGWNIRAFAAGVVGAVFSSILPVYGPSGYGASLGPYSWFIGVVVAGVLYFAFSRGKSPHTARTAATEAPEATEA, encoded by the coding sequence ATGACGGCCACGGACAGCGCGGACGCGGACAGAACCACCGCCCCGCCCGGGTACTCCTCCCGTCTCTACAACGCGGACCTGGCCCCCGCCACCGAACGCAAGTGGGGCGCCTTCAGCATCTTCAACGTCTGGACCTCGGACGTGCACAGTCTGTACGGCTACTTCCTGGCCGCCAGCCTGTTCCTCGTCGCGGGCAACACCTTCAAGTTCCTCATCGGCATCGGTGTGGGCTCGCTGATCATCTACTGGCTGATGACCCTCATCGGCAAGGCGGGCGTCAAGACCGGTGTCCCGTACCCGGTCCTCGCCCGCGCCTCGTTCGGCACCTTCGGCGCCAACGTCCCGGCCCTCGTACGGGCCGTGGTCGCCACCTTCTGGTACGGCGCCCAGACCAGCGCCGCCGCCGGCGCCATCGTGGCCTTCCTCGTCCGCTACGACGGACCCAAGCATCTGCACGAGACCAGTCGTCTCTTCGACCACAGCGGCCTCGAAGTGCTCTGCTACCTCGGTGTGTGGGCCGCCCAACTGCTCATCATCAGCAAGGGCATGGAGACGGTCCGCCGTTTCCAGGACTTCGCCGGCCCGGCGGTCTGGGTGATGATGCTGATCCTCGCGATCGCGCTGTCCGTGAAGGCCGGGACGCTGTCCTTCTCCGTCGACATGCCGAGCGGCGACCTCGCCGCACTCGCCAAGAGCGCCACCGGGCTCGACGTCGGCCCCGGCTCATTCGCCGCGATCGCGGCGATAGCCGCCACCTGGGTCACCTACTTCGCCGCCCTGTTCCTCAACTTCGGTGACTTCGCACGCTTCACCCCGGACACGAAGGCCCTGAAGAAGGGCAACATCTGGGGCCTGCCCGTCAACCTGATCCTCTTCTCCCTCGTCGCCGCGATCACCACGGCCGCCGCCAGCAAGGTGTACGGCGAGGTCATCCTCGAACCGGCCGAGATCTCCGCCAAGTTCGACAGCGCGTTCCTCGTCCTGCTCGCCGCCCTGACCTTCGCCGTGGCCACCCTCGGCATCAACGTCGTCGCCAACTTCGTCAGTCCCGCCTTCGACTTCGCCAACGTGGCCCCGAAGCACGTGACCTTCCGCAGGGGCGGCCTCATCGCCGCCGTCATCGCGCTCCTGCTCTACCCGCTCCACCCCTGGGACAACGCCCCCAGCTTCGTCAACGCCATCGGCTCGACGATGGGCCCCATCTTCGGTGTGATCGTCGTCGACTACTACCTCATCCGGAAGACACAGCTGAACGTGCCCGCTCTGTACGAGGAAGACGGGGAGTTCCGCTTCCAGGGGGGCTGGAACATACGGGCGTTCGCCGCCGGTGTGGTGGGCGCCGTCTTCTCCAGCATCCTCCCCGTCTACGGACCGTCAGGATACGGGGCCTCGCTGGGTCCGTACTCCTGGTTCATCGGAGTCGTCGTGGCCGGCGTGCTCTACTTCGCGTTCAGCAGGGGCAAGAGCCCCCACACCGCGAGGACGGCGGCAACGGAAGCGCCGGAGGCGACAGAGGCATAG